AGGAAATCGCAATCGAAAACCGGCTTCCTATTATTTATTTGGTAGACAGTGCCGGGGTTTATCTGCCTATGCAGGATGAAATTTTTCCGGATAAGGAACATTTTGGCCGAATCTTTAGAAACAATGCCCAAATGAGCAGTATGGGCATTACACAAATTGCCGCCGTAATGGGAAGCTGTGTTGCCGGGGGCGCTTACCTGCCTATTATGAGTGACGAAGCTTTAATTGTAGATAAAACCGGAAGTATTTTCCTTGCCGGAAGTTATCTGGTAAAAGCCGCCATTGGCGAAACTATTGACAACGAAACTTTGGGTGGTGCAACAACGCATTGTGAAATTTCAGGAGTTACAGATTATAAGGCTAAAGATGATAAAGATGCTTTGGACAAAATCAAAAATATTGTAGACAAAATAGGCGATTTTGATAAGGCAGGTTATAACAGAATCAAGGCAGAAAAACCGGCTTTGGAACCAAATGATATCTACGGAATTTTACCAAAAGCCCGAAACGAACAATATGACATGATGGAAATTATCAATCGTCTGGTTGATAATTCAGAATTCGAAGCCTATAAAGATGGCTACGGACAAACCATAATTACCGGCTATGCCCGCATTGACGGCTGGGCTGTAGGTATTGTTGCCAACCAGAGAAAAGTAGTTAAAACCAAAAAAGGCGAAATGCAGTTTGGAGGTGTTATATATTCTGACAGTGCCGATAAAGCCACTCGCTTTATAGCAAACTGCAACCAGAAAAAAATTCCTTTAGTTTTTATACAAGACGTAACCGGATTTATGGTAGGTTCAAAATCTGAACACGGAGGTATTATAAAAGACGGTGCAAAAATGGTTAATGCCGTAAGCAATTCGGTTGTACCCAAATTTACTGTCATCGTAGGAAATTCATACGGAGCAGGAAATTATGCCATGTGCGGCAAAGCATACGATCCGAGATTGATATTTGCATGGCCGAGTGCAGAACTTGCCGTTATGGGAGGTACTCAGGCGGCGAAAGTACTGGCGCAAATAGAAGCTTCTTCGTTAAAAGCGAAAGGAGAAATTATCGATGAAGCAAAAGAAACCGAACTCTTCAATAAAATCAAAGCAAAATACGATGAACAGGTTTCTCCGTATTATGCTGCTTCCAGACTTTGGACAGATGCGATAATTGATCCTTTAGATACACGCACCTGGATTTCAATGGGAATCCAAGCTGCCGACCATGCTCCTATTCAAAAACCATTTAATCTTGGCGTAATTCAGGTTTAAATTTTCCTAAATTTATTTAAAAACGCAAAATAAATCACAAAAACCTAATTTTCAAGTACTTATTTTAAAAATGTCATTAAAAATTTAGTAATTTTAATATACAATTTTTAATCACGTAGTATCATGGAAAATGTTAAGAGTTTAAATAAGTGGGCAAATGCGCATACTTATTTACCGGTAGATTTAGTGCGTATTATTTTGGGGGTATTTTTATTCATGAAAGGGATTTCGTTTGTAACCAATGCTCAGTATCTGCATGATTTAATTTCCCCTGTTGATCAGTATGGCGGCGGTATGTTTCTTTTGCATTACATTGCACCCGCTCACATGATTGGAGGAATAATGATTGTTTTTGGACTGCTCACCCGATGGGCGATTGCAACTCAATTACCAGTTTTGTTTGGTGCTGTACTGATTAATTTTATGGGAAAAATGCATTCCGAAAGCCTTACAATGGCCATAGTAGTTTTACTTTTATGCATTTTCTTCTTATTCTACGGAGGCGGTAAACATTCTGCTGATTATTACTTCAAAATGCAGCAATAACATACTTTTTTATCCTCGGCTTCAGCAATTAAACTGAGGATAAATACAAAAAACCGTTTTTAAGAAGTAATTAGCACTTTAAAATTTCTTTTATTGTGTTTTATGAACTAAATTCGCCCCCATGAATTGGATTCGTAAAACTGTTTTATTACTATCACTTTTGATGATTGCTTTCTTTGCCACTCAGGCAGATGGACTTTCTATGCATCAAATCGAAAGTCAAAAAACAGATACCAATTTCTGCAAAGACATTGCTGATTCCTCTGCTTTTATTCAGCCTCAGGGCAGTTATCAATTTGCAGCCAGTATCAGAACAGATTATCCGGCTGTAATTAAATGGTTTGATTCCTTATTCATAGCTGTACCGCAGCACGAAGCTGTAAAAACGGCATTTAACTTTGCCAATCAGCCTTTACCTCAGAGCAAAAAGATTTCGTTAATGCTCTACGCCTTTCATTTTTTCTGGTAAATAATTCCTGAAATTTAAAATCTCGGGAGGATTTTTTCTTCCTGGTTATTAAACCGTTTTCTACCGGAAACAGTTTACAATTTCATATTATTTATCAAATTTAAAATCAAAAATGGAAACAAGTGTAACCATAATGGGTATTGTGATTGCGATCATAGTAGCCATTCCAGTATATTTTTCGGCACGATCAAGCGCTGCTAACAAATCAAAAATCTTAAATATTAAAAAGAAGTTCAATCCGAATAATCCTCAGGAATTTGATCTTACAGAATCGCAAAGCAACAAAACACTGACAATTGATCAAAAAAACAGAAAATTTATCCTGATGAATTTCAATCCAAACCAACAGGAATCTACTTATGTTGATTTGAAAAGCGTTTCTTCCTGTAAGTTAGTTTTGACTACAGAAGGAAGCTCAGATACTATCGTAAAAATTGATTATGAGTTTCAGGACAAAGAAACTTCAAAAAAAATAACAATCCCATTCTATGATTTTGATGACGACCGCATTAAACAAATTAGTGTGTATCAGGATCATATGTTTGCTAAAAAATGGCTTAAAATCATACAGGATTCTATTTAGTGTTAGTTATTTAATTCAGTAAAAGAGGCTCATAATGAGTCTCTTTTTTTTTGTTAATTATATGACATTTGTCATTTAATACCCCAGTTCGAAATAGTAATTTTGATGAAAACTAAATCCGTCTTTATGAAAATTTCATTAACCCAGAAGTACAATGTACCGGGTCCCCGATACACTAGCTACCCAACAGTCCCTTATTGGAATGAAGCCGCTTTTAACCTGGAGGAGTGGAAATTATCTTTCCAGAAGGCATTTACAGAAAGCAATTCGCAAAACGGAATCAGTTTATACATTCATTTACCATTTTGCGAAAGTATGTGCACCTTTTGCGGCTGCAATAAAAGGATCACAAAAAATCATTCTGTCGAAGAAAAATACATTGAAGCCGTTCTAAAGGAATGGAGTCTGTACTGCAATTTACTTCCTGAAAAACCACTGATCAAAGAGATACATCTTGGTGGAGGAACCCCTACTTTTTTCTCGACTAATAATTTAGAAAATCTTATTAATGGTATTTTTACCCGCGCCGATAAAGCTGAAAATCACGAATTCAGTTTTGAAGGGCATCCCAACAATACCACTTACGAACAGCTTAAAAAATTATACGAATTAGGCTTTCGCCGAGTAAGTTTCGGAGTTCAGGATTATGCCGAAAAAGTTCAGAAAGCCATTAACCGTATTCAGCCTTTTCATAATGTTGCAAAGGTTACTTTTTGGGCAAAAGAAATTGGGTATAAATCTATTGGTCACGATATTATTTTCGGATTACCATTTCAAACGATTGAGAATGTAATTGATACTGTCGAAAAAACCAACTCTTTAAAACCTGACCGG
This portion of the Flavobacterium gelatinilyticum genome encodes:
- a CDS encoding acyl-CoA carboxylase subunit beta, which codes for MDLNFNKNEDHNKLLLSELKQKFAKVKLGGGEKRIEKLHSEGKMTARERIDYLLDKDSKRIEIGGFAGEGMYPEHGGCPSGGVVVKIGYIKGKQCIVVANDATVKAGAWFPITGKKNLRAQEIAIENRLPIIYLVDSAGVYLPMQDEIFPDKEHFGRIFRNNAQMSSMGITQIAAVMGSCVAGGAYLPIMSDEALIVDKTGSIFLAGSYLVKAAIGETIDNETLGGATTHCEISGVTDYKAKDDKDALDKIKNIVDKIGDFDKAGYNRIKAEKPALEPNDIYGILPKARNEQYDMMEIINRLVDNSEFEAYKDGYGQTIITGYARIDGWAVGIVANQRKVVKTKKGEMQFGGVIYSDSADKATRFIANCNQKKIPLVFIQDVTGFMVGSKSEHGGIIKDGAKMVNAVSNSVVPKFTVIVGNSYGAGNYAMCGKAYDPRLIFAWPSAELAVMGGTQAAKVLAQIEASSLKAKGEIIDEAKETELFNKIKAKYDEQVSPYYAASRLWTDAIIDPLDTRTWISMGIQAADHAPIQKPFNLGVIQV
- a CDS encoding DoxX family protein, whose product is MENVKSLNKWANAHTYLPVDLVRIILGVFLFMKGISFVTNAQYLHDLISPVDQYGGGMFLLHYIAPAHMIGGIMIVFGLLTRWAIATQLPVLFGAVLINFMGKMHSESLTMAIVVLLLCIFFLFYGGGKHSADYYFKMQQ
- the hemN gene encoding oxygen-independent coproporphyrinogen III oxidase, encoding MKISLTQKYNVPGPRYTSYPTVPYWNEAAFNLEEWKLSFQKAFTESNSQNGISLYIHLPFCESMCTFCGCNKRITKNHSVEEKYIEAVLKEWSLYCNLLPEKPLIKEIHLGGGTPTFFSTNNLENLINGIFTRADKAENHEFSFEGHPNNTTYEQLKKLYELGFRRVSFGVQDYAEKVQKAINRIQPFHNVAKVTFWAKEIGYKSIGHDIIFGLPFQTIENVIDTVEKTNSLKPDRLAFYSYAHVPWIKGNGQRGFNEENLPKDAEKRKLYETGKVLLSENGYHEIGMDHFALPTDSLFYAAHNNKMHRNFMGYSASKTQLMIGLGVSSISDSWYAFAQNTKTIEDYYKILESDQLPVVKGHILNEEDLIIRKHILNLTCELETSWSPESLYFKELPEVLIALKEIENDELIVIEKNKIKITEAGRPFVRNICMAFDLHLKRKSPETNLFSMTV